The sequence GCTGCGCATGGAGCTGCCGGTCTTGCTCGTGTTCGCGCTCAGCTTCTATCCGCTGCTGCGCGGTGAGGTCGTACTCTCGCGGCGCCGTGGTCTGTTGCTGGTGCTGGCGTTTGCCGGCTGGATCCTGTGGCTGTTGTGGCCGCGCCTGTAACGTTCAATCCGAGAAGTAGACGATGCAAACGCCGGAGAGCACGGCGACGCCGATCAGATCCAGCACTGCGCCTTCGCGCAGCATGCGGCGCAAGGGCACCATGCCGGTGCCGTAGGCGACCAGATTCGGTGCGGTCGCCACCGGCAGCATGAAGCCGCAGCTTGCGGCCAGCACCGCAGGCACCATCAGCAGGGCGGGGTCGATGCCGCTGGCGCTGGCGGTCGCGGCCAGGATCGGCATCAGCAGCACGGCGGTGGCGGTGTTGCTGGCGATCTCGGACAACAGCGTGACGACCAGACAGACGCCGACGATCAGCAGCCGGGGTGGCCATTCGCGCAGCCCGCCGAGCGCGAGCGCGATGCGTTCGCCGAGCCCGCTGCTCTGGAACGCCGTGGCCAGCGCGATGCCGCCCGCGAACAACACCAACGCCGCCCAGGGCACGCGCTCGGCCGTCGGCCAGTCGATCAGGGCACTGCCGCGGCCGTCCGGGACGATCGCCATCAGCAGCACGCCCACCAGCGCGATGCTGGCGTCGCTGACTGCCGGCAGCCCGGCCAGGGCGCTCCAACCGCCGTAGGGCTCCGAGCGGAAAACCCAGGCGGCGACGATCAATGCAAACACCACCAGCACGCGCTGCTCCCCGGTCTGCCACGGGCCGAGCTGCGGCACTGCGGCTGCGGGCGCATCGCGCAGCTGGCGGCCCAGCCACAAGGCCAGCAGCGGCAGGAAGATCAGCATGATCGGCACGCCGAAGCGCATCCACTCCAGGAACCCCATGCGCGTGCCGGTGGCCTGTTCGTACGCCTGCATGAACACCAGGTTCGGCGGCGTGCCGATCGGCGTGCCCCAGCCGCCGATACTGGCGGCATAGGCGATGCCGAGCACCAGTGGCACGCGCAGGCGCTGGTCCTGGTAATCCTCGAGCACCGCCATCGCCACCGGCAGCATCATCAGCGTGGCGGCGGTGTTGCTGATCCACATGCTTGCCAGCGCGGTCGCGAACACGAAGCCCCAGAGCAGGTGGCGGCCGCTGCGACCACCGAACAGGCGCACCATGCCGAGTGCCAGGCGCCGGTGCGCGTGGTTGCGTTCGAGCGCCGCAGCCATCATGAAGCCGCCCATCAGCAACAGGATCAGCTCATTGCCAAAGGCCTCGGCGACCTGCTTGGGGGTGATGACCCCGGCCATTGGCAGCACGCTCAAGGGAATCATTGCCGTGAACGCGGCCGGCACCGGCTCGAACAGCCACCATAGTGCGATCCACACCAGACAGCCAAGGGTGATGGCGAGCGCCGCCGGCTCGCCTTGCGCATGCAGCCACAGCGCCAGCGACAGCCCGGCTGCGGGCCCGAGGGGCAGCACCGCGCGGCGAACGCGTTCGGAGATCGGCGCGGTTTCTTCGTTCATGGATTCGGCCAACTGGGTCATGGTTTGTGCGGGACAGGGCCGCCAAGCTCGCTGGCGACAAGGGACACGATCGCTATACTGCCGCACGCCGCATGCGGACGGTGAGGACATCAGCGCGACATGACGACCACAGCCATTCTCGCATCCACCACCCTGGTCGCTGTTGCGGCGGCGGTCTACTTTTTCCTGCGCGAACGCAAGTCGCGCTCGAACCTGACGCAGAGCGAGGAAGACTCGAAGAAGCGCGAGGCCTCGCAGGCGCAAGTCATCCACACCACCAAGCTCGCCTCGCTCGGACAGATGGTCGCCGGCGTCGCGCACGAGATCAACACGCCGCTCGGCTTCGTCAAGAGCAATGTCGAAGTGGTCAGCGACCTGCTCAGCGAATACGAAGCCGCGGTGACCAAGGTCATGACCGGCGTCGATCTGTTGCTGACGCTGGATGCCTCGATGGTCGATCGCGCCAAGGCGGCGATCCAGAAGGCGCGCATCGAGCTGGCCAAGGCGACTTCGCTGCATGAGGCGCGCGAGTTGCTCGCCGACTCGGCCGAAGGCCTGAAGCAGATGAGCAGCCTGGTGCAGAACCTCAAGGGCTTCGCCCGCGTCGATCGCGACGGCATGGACTCGATCGACCTGAACGACAGCGTGCGTTCGGCGCTGACCATCGCCGGCCACCAGCTGCGCGACCGCATCACCGTGGTCGAGCAGCTCGGCAACCTGCCGAAGGTGAAGTGCATGCCGTCGCAGATCAACCAGGTATTCCTGAACATGATCACCAATGCCTCGCAGGCGATGGGCGATGAGGGCACGCTGACGATCCGCTCGGTGGCCAAGCCGAGCTTCGTCGAGGTCAGCTTCGAGGACACCGGCAGCGGCATCCCCGACGACGTGTTGCCGAAGATCTTCGATCCATTCTTCACCACCAAGCCGGTCGGCGAAGGCACCGGCCTCGGCCTCTCGATCGTGCACAAGATCATCCAGGGGCATGGTGGCGCAATCCGCGTGAAGTCGCAGGTTGGCAAGGGCACCACCTTCTTCGTCGAGCTGCCGTTGGCGCAGTCCCCGCTGTCGCG comes from Lysobacterales bacterium and encodes:
- a CDS encoding SLC13/DASS family transporter, with amino-acid sequence MNEETAPISERVRRAVLPLGPAAGLSLALWLHAQGEPAALAITLGCLVWIALWWLFEPVPAAFTAMIPLSVLPMAGVITPKQVAEAFGNELILLLMGGFMMAAALERNHAHRRLALGMVRLFGGRSGRHLLWGFVFATALASMWISNTAATLMMLPVAMAVLEDYQDQRLRVPLVLGIAYAASIGGWGTPIGTPPNLVFMQAYEQATGTRMGFLEWMRFGVPIMLIFLPLLALWLGRQLRDAPAAAVPQLGPWQTGEQRVLVVFALIVAAWVFRSEPYGGWSALAGLPAVSDASIALVGVLLMAIVPDGRGSALIDWPTAERVPWAALVLFAGGIALATAFQSSGLGERIALALGGLREWPPRLLIVGVCLVVTLLSEIASNTATAVLLMPILAATASASGIDPALLMVPAVLAASCGFMLPVATAPNLVAYGTGMVPLRRMLREGAVLDLIGVAVLSGVCIVYFSD